One Verrucomicrobiota bacterium JB022 genomic region harbors:
- a CDS encoding radical SAM protein, with the protein MSLSSATATAPTPETINLENHPCFNRDACATFGRIHLPVAPKCNIQCNYCNRDFDCVNESRPGVTSTVLSPGQALAYLEKIMERRDDIAVVGIAGPGDPFANPEATMETFRLVRQRFPQMILCLSTNGLGLTEDYVRELADLKVSHVTITMNGIDPVVAGRIYAWARHEKRIYRNEQAGRIMIEHQLQAIKWIKQYGMIAKINSIIVPGINADHLEAIAKTVSELGADLMNCIPLLPTKDTAFEDLPEPDAKMRFALRLKCGEHMNQMTHCARCRADAIGKLSEPMSEDIHELIQSCARLPLKPQEKRPYVAVATREGMLVNQHLGEAREITVFAIDPEDEEAFIAVEQRSAPPTGGRDDRWVELAETLHDCRAILVAAAGSTPKTTLTKHGVQVVEMEGMIDTGLAHIFYGEPLSPTVQRSFKGCGKGLTCGGDGTGCG; encoded by the coding sequence ATGAGCCTTTCATCCGCCACTGCCACCGCACCTACCCCCGAGACGATCAACCTCGAAAACCACCCGTGTTTCAACCGCGATGCGTGCGCCACCTTCGGGCGGATCCACCTGCCCGTCGCGCCGAAGTGCAACATCCAGTGCAACTACTGCAACCGGGACTTCGATTGCGTGAACGAGAGCCGCCCGGGCGTAACCTCCACCGTGCTCTCCCCGGGGCAGGCACTGGCCTACCTCGAAAAGATCATGGAGCGGCGCGACGACATTGCGGTGGTGGGCATTGCGGGCCCGGGCGATCCCTTCGCCAACCCGGAGGCCACCATGGAGACCTTCCGCCTCGTGCGTCAGCGCTTTCCGCAGATGATCCTCTGCCTCTCCACCAACGGGCTGGGGCTGACGGAGGATTACGTGCGCGAGCTGGCCGACCTGAAGGTGAGCCACGTAACGATCACGATGAACGGCATCGATCCAGTCGTGGCAGGCCGAATCTATGCCTGGGCCCGTCACGAGAAGCGCATCTACCGCAACGAGCAGGCGGGCCGGATCATGATCGAGCATCAACTGCAGGCCATCAAATGGATCAAGCAGTATGGGATGATCGCCAAGATCAACTCGATCATCGTACCCGGCATCAATGCCGACCACCTGGAGGCGATCGCCAAGACCGTCTCGGAGCTGGGGGCCGACTTGATGAACTGCATCCCCCTCCTGCCGACCAAAGACACCGCTTTTGAAGACCTGCCCGAGCCGGATGCCAAGATGCGCTTCGCCCTGCGCCTGAAGTGCGGCGAACACATGAACCAGATGACCCACTGCGCGCGCTGCCGGGCCGATGCCATCGGCAAGCTGAGCGAGCCGATGAGCGAGGACATCCACGAGCTGATCCAAAGCTGCGCGCGCCTCCCGCTGAAGCCGCAGGAAAAGCGGCCTTACGTGGCCGTCGCCACCCGTGAGGGCATGCTCGTGAACCAGCACCTGGGCGAAGCGCGGGAGATCACGGTCTTTGCCATCGACCCGGAAGACGAGGAGGCCTTCATCGCCGTCGAACAGCGCTCCGCCCCGCCGACCGGGGGACGTGACGACCGTTGGGTAGAGCTGGCGGAGACCTTGCATGACTGCCGCGCCATCCTCGTCGCAGCCGCAGGCTCTACCCCCAAGACCACCCTCACCAAGCACGGTGTCCAGGTCGTGGAAATGGAAGGCATGATCGACACCGGGCTGGCGCACATCTTCTACGGCGAGCCTCTGTCGCCCACCGTCCAGCGTTCGTTCAAAGGCTGCGGCAAGGGCCTGACCTGCGGAGGCGACGGCACCGGCTGCGGCTGA
- a CDS encoding nitrogenase component 1: protein MNTVHLSPDLRTASGELPEGDVPEIATRNACKLCSPLGAALVFKGIRGCLPFLHGSQGCATYIRRYLISHFREPVDIASSSFTEDDAIFGGARNFAAGVDNVIRQYQPELIGVATTCLSETIGDHMLGMIKTYQDKHAGDGPPLVHVSTPAYTGTHSDGYYATLLAVVRQFAQRTSLRLPHRVNVLPAIMSCEDLRHLRECCEAYGLSATMLPDYNSTLEGGSWDAYHWIPPGGTSLDEIGEMGAACATLEIGHTQAANSQSAAAWLQQTTGVQRLALGWPLGICLADHFFTALSIASGRTMPRRFAEERARLVDAYVDAHKYVAGKTAAVFGEPDLVVAVASFLSEIGIKPVICATGSKQKQWKELIREALASDIGEFTALSGADHAKIATAARELKPDLLIGSSKGYPLARELDIPLVRLGFPIHDRIGSQRLLTVGYRGTLELFDRVVNALLEVKQSTSTSGYSYL from the coding sequence ATGAACACCGTCCACCTGAGCCCAGACCTGCGCACCGCTTCGGGCGAGCTACCCGAGGGTGATGTGCCCGAAATCGCCACCCGCAACGCCTGCAAGCTGTGCAGCCCGTTGGGCGCCGCCCTGGTCTTCAAAGGCATCCGGGGTTGCCTCCCCTTCCTCCACGGTAGCCAAGGCTGCGCCACGTATATCCGCCGCTACCTGATCAGCCACTTCCGCGAACCCGTCGATATCGCCTCCTCCAGCTTCACCGAAGACGACGCCATTTTTGGCGGGGCCCGCAACTTTGCCGCCGGGGTCGACAACGTGATCCGCCAGTATCAGCCCGAGCTGATCGGCGTCGCCACCACCTGCCTCTCCGAGACGATCGGCGACCACATGCTGGGGATGATCAAGACTTATCAGGACAAACACGCGGGCGACGGCCCTCCCCTCGTCCACGTCTCCACCCCGGCCTACACCGGCACCCACAGCGACGGTTATTACGCCACCCTGCTGGCGGTCGTGCGGCAGTTTGCCCAGCGGACAAGTCTGCGCCTGCCGCACCGGGTCAACGTCTTGCCCGCCATAATGTCGTGCGAAGACCTGCGCCACCTGCGCGAGTGCTGCGAAGCCTACGGCCTCAGCGCGACCATGCTGCCCGACTATAACAGCACGCTGGAGGGCGGCAGCTGGGATGCTTACCACTGGATCCCGCCCGGCGGCACCTCGCTGGATGAAATCGGCGAAATGGGTGCCGCCTGCGCCACGTTGGAGATCGGCCATACCCAGGCGGCCAACAGCCAGTCTGCGGCGGCGTGGTTGCAGCAAACGACGGGGGTCCAGCGCCTCGCCCTGGGCTGGCCGCTGGGTATCTGCCTGGCCGACCATTTCTTCACCGCCCTTTCGATCGCCTCCGGGCGCACGATGCCGCGCCGCTTTGCCGAAGAGCGGGCCCGGCTGGTGGATGCCTACGTCGACGCCCACAAATACGTGGCCGGCAAGACGGCAGCCGTCTTTGGCGAGCCGGACCTGGTCGTCGCCGTCGCCTCCTTCCTCAGCGAGATCGGCATCAAGCCTGTGATCTGCGCCACCGGCTCCAAGCAGAAGCAATGGAAGGAGCTGATCCGGGAAGCCCTTGCCAGCGACATCGGCGAATTCACCGCCCTCAGCGGCGCAGACCACGCCAAGATCGCCACGGCGGCCCGTGAATTGAAGCCGGATCTGCTGATCGGCTCCAGCAAGGGCTACCCGCTGGCTCGCGAGCTCGACATCCCGCTGGTGCGCCTCGGCTTTCCCATCCACGACCGGATCGGCAGTCAACGCCTGTTGACGGTCGGCTACCGGGGCACGCTCGAACTTTTCGACCGAGTCGTCAACGCCCTGCTGGAGGTCAAGCAAAGCACCTCCACCAGCGGCTACAGCTACCTGTAA